In candidate division KSB1 bacterium, a single genomic region encodes these proteins:
- the dnaK gene encoding molecular chaperone DnaK: MSKIIGIDLGTTNSCVAVIEGGEPVVIPNSEGARTTPSVVGFSKSGERLVGAAAKRQAVTNPKKTVYSIKRFMGRQIHEVSEEMKRVPYDVVSSDGQVKIKIDDKDYTPPEISAMVLQKMKQAAEDYLGEKVTKAVITVPAYFNDTQRQATKDAGLVAGLEVLRIINEPTAAALAYGLDKKKDEKIAVYDLGGGTFDISILELGDGVFEVKSTNGDTHLGGDDWDMRLIDYLAEEFKKAEGIDLRKDPMALQRLREASEKAKCELSGQTQAQVNLPFITATADGPKHLDMTVTRAKFQELTEDLVQRSIEPTKKALRDAGLSPKDIDEVIMVGGSTRMPRIIDVVKEYFGKDPHRGVNPDEVVAVGAAIQGGILTGDVHDVVLLDVTPLSLGIETMGGVLTKLIDANTTIPTRRTEIFSTASDSQPSVEIHVLQGERPMAIDNKSIGKFQLDGIPPAPRGIPQIEVTFDIDANGILSVTAKDKATNREQSIKITHSSGLTKEEIERMKGDAKAHADEDRKRREEAEIRNTADALAFQTERQMTELGDKLTGDNKSKLEAAVGRVKKALEGRDFTEIKSASDALNETWTQIAPSLYQQQQQAEPQAEPQAESSGSNKGDDVEYADAEVVDETKKK; the protein is encoded by the coding sequence ATGTCCAAAATCATCGGCATCGACCTCGGCACCACCAACTCCTGTGTCGCGGTCATCGAAGGCGGCGAACCCGTCGTCATCCCGAATTCCGAAGGCGCCCGCACCACACCCTCCGTCGTCGGCTTCTCCAAGAGCGGCGAGCGACTCGTCGGCGCGGCGGCCAAGCGGCAGGCCGTCACCAACCCGAAGAAGACCGTCTATTCCATCAAGCGCTTCATGGGCCGCCAGATCCACGAGGTCAGCGAAGAGATGAAGCGCGTCCCCTACGACGTGGTGTCCTCCGATGGTCAAGTCAAGATCAAGATCGACGACAAAGACTACACGCCGCCGGAAATCTCCGCCATGGTGCTGCAAAAGATGAAGCAGGCCGCGGAAGATTATCTCGGCGAGAAGGTGACCAAGGCCGTCATCACGGTACCAGCCTACTTCAACGACACGCAGCGGCAGGCGACGAAAGACGCGGGCCTCGTCGCGGGCCTCGAAGTGCTGCGCATCATCAACGAGCCGACCGCCGCCGCGCTCGCCTATGGTCTCGACAAGAAGAAGGACGAGAAGATCGCCGTTTATGACCTCGGCGGCGGCACGTTCGATATTTCAATCCTCGAACTCGGCGATGGCGTGTTTGAAGTAAAGTCCACCAACGGCGATACGCACCTCGGCGGCGACGACTGGGACATGCGCCTGATCGACTACCTCGCCGAGGAGTTCAAGAAGGCCGAAGGCATCGACCTGCGCAAAGACCCGATGGCGCTCCAGCGGCTGCGCGAAGCCAGTGAGAAGGCCAAGTGCGAACTCTCCGGCCAGACGCAGGCGCAGGTCAATCTGCCCTTCATCACGGCCACCGCCGACGGCCCGAAGCACCTCGACATGACCGTCACGCGCGCGAAATTTCAGGAGCTGACGGAAGACCTCGTGCAGCGCTCCATCGAGCCGACGAAGAAGGCCCTGCGCGACGCGGGCCTGTCGCCGAAGGACATCGACGAGGTGATTATGGTCGGCGGTTCGACCCGCATGCCGCGCATTATCGACGTCGTCAAAGAATATTTCGGCAAGGACCCCCATCGTGGCGTTAACCCCGACGAAGTCGTGGCCGTGGGCGCGGCGATTCAGGGCGGGATTCTCACCGGCGACGTGCATGATGTGGTGCTGCTCGACGTGACGCCGCTGTCGCTGGGCATCGAAACCATGGGCGGTGTGCTGACCAAACTAATCGACGCCAACACCACGATTCCCACACGGCGAACGGAGATCTTCTCGACAGCGTCCGACAGTCAACCGTCGGTGGAAATTCACGTCCTGCAAGGCGAGCGGCCGATGGCGATTGACAACAAGTCCATCGGCAAATTCCAGCTCGACGGCATTCCGCCGGCGCCGCGCGGCATTCCGCAGATCGAAGTCACGTTCGACATCGACGCCAACGGCATTCTGTCCGTGACGGCCAAGGACAAGGCCACGAACCGCGAGCAATCCATCAAAATTACGCACTCGAGCGGCCTCACGAAAGAAGAGATCGAGCGCATGAAGGGCGATGCGAAAGCGCACGCCGACGAAGACCGCAAGCGCCGCGAGGAAGCTGAGATCCGCAATACCGCCGACGCGCTCGCCTTCCAGACCGAACGACAAATGACTGAACTCGGCGACAAACTCACGGGCGACAACAAGTCCAAGTTAGAGGCCGCGGTCGGTCGCGTGAAAAAAGCCCTCGAAGGGCGTGACTTCACGGAGATAAAATCGGCCAGTGATGCGCTGAACGAAACATGGACACAGATCGCGCCCAGTCTCTATCAGCAGCAGCAGCAAGCCGAACCGCAAGCGGAGCCGCAGGCCGAGTCAAGTGGTTCCAACAAGGGCGACGATGTCGAGTACGCCGACGCCGAAGTCGTGGACGAAACGAAGAAGAAGTGA
- a CDS encoding NAD(P)-dependent alcohol dehydrogenase: MKAITYTRYGPPDVLRLSEVATPVPKASEVLIRVRAAAVNYGDLTARNFGNLSSREFNMPLLLWLPARFAFGFSTPKKPILGSELSGTVAAIGRSVTKFKVGDEVFAYTGMKMGANAEYLCLPESGTVGLKPNNMSFAEACAVPYGGIMALSLLKKADIRSGHKVLINGASGGIGSMALQLARYYRAEVTGVCGTPRLSFVKALGADHVVDYTKADFTQSGNRYDLIFDVLGRSSFSRCKASLTANGRYLLASFKTKQLLQMLRTSISGSKKVICAIAAEKPEYMVVLRDLAEAGVIRTVVDRTFPLEQAADAHRYVEAGQRTGAVVITIP; the protein is encoded by the coding sequence ATGAAAGCGATCACCTACACGCGCTATGGACCGCCGGATGTACTCCGGCTTAGCGAAGTCGCGACTCCGGTTCCGAAGGCCAGTGAAGTCCTGATTCGAGTACGAGCCGCGGCGGTGAATTACGGCGACTTGACGGCTCGAAACTTCGGCAACTTGTCTTCTCGAGAGTTCAACATGCCCCTGCTCCTCTGGCTGCCGGCACGATTCGCGTTCGGTTTCAGCACGCCGAAGAAGCCGATTCTGGGCAGTGAATTGTCCGGGACGGTCGCGGCGATCGGGAGGAGCGTAACGAAATTCAAAGTCGGTGACGAGGTTTTTGCATATACTGGCATGAAGATGGGGGCCAATGCCGAGTACTTGTGCCTGCCCGAAAGCGGAACCGTAGGACTGAAGCCGAACAACATGTCGTTCGCGGAAGCGTGCGCCGTACCCTATGGCGGGATCATGGCGCTGAGCCTCCTCAAGAAGGCGGACATCAGAAGCGGACACAAGGTCCTGATCAACGGCGCGTCCGGCGGGATCGGTTCCATGGCCCTGCAACTTGCCCGATATTACCGGGCGGAAGTGACCGGAGTCTGCGGCACGCCACGCCTGAGTTTCGTCAAAGCGCTGGGAGCGGACCACGTCGTCGATTACACCAAAGCGGATTTCACTCAAAGCGGCAATCGCTACGATCTGATCTTTGACGTCTTGGGCAGGAGTTCATTTTCCCGCTGCAAAGCTTCGCTGACCGCCAATGGCCGTTATCTGCTGGCAAGCTTCAAAACGAAGCAGCTCCTGCAAATGCTTCGCACTTCGATCTCCGGGAGCAAGAAAGTCATCTGTGCGATTGCCGCCGAAAAGCCCGAATACATGGTGGTCTTGCGAGACCTTGCGGAGGCCGGTGTGATCCGCACGGTTGTCGACCGGACCTTTCCCTTGGAGCAGGCGGCCGACGCTCACCGCTATGTGGAAGCGGGACAGCGAACAGGAGCCGTCGTCATCACGATCCCGTAG
- a CDS encoding carboxymuconolactone decarboxylase family protein: MRSADRAISSAQRHPDYETLIYLTALSVMWLTPQNPEAKRLLEHYRDRQLDQAALREAALQLLLLAGFQTSLEAFFQIHEVFNATLTGDPRELEESFSQVWLHRGYDLQAKVYAGSVEKLRTNLLAISPELEAWTVMVGYGLVMSRPGLPPHWRELLEIAALAVQGFPRQLHSHIRGALNLGATHDEVELVLHTVEGWLDEPHRAEIWRLWKSIK; encoded by the coding sequence ATGAGATCTGCCGACCGCGCGATCAGCTCCGCCCAGCGGCACCCCGACTACGAGACGCTGATCTATCTGACGGCACTCTCGGTGATGTGGCTCACGCCGCAGAATCCGGAAGCGAAGCGGTTGCTTGAACACTACCGCGACCGTCAACTCGATCAGGCCGCGCTGCGCGAAGCCGCGCTGCAACTGCTCCTGCTGGCCGGATTTCAGACGTCGCTCGAAGCCTTCTTTCAGATTCACGAGGTCTTCAACGCGACGCTGACCGGCGATCCGCGCGAACTCGAAGAGAGCTTCAGTCAAGTGTGGCTGCATCGCGGCTATGACTTGCAGGCCAAAGTGTATGCGGGCAGTGTTGAGAAGCTGCGCACGAATCTGCTGGCCATTTCGCCCGAACTCGAAGCGTGGACCGTGATGGTCGGTTATGGGCTCGTGATGTCACGCCCCGGACTGCCGCCGCACTGGCGCGAACTGCTCGAAATCGCCGCACTGGCCGTGCAGGGCTTCCCGCGCCAACTGCACTCGCACATCCGCGGCGCGCTCAATCTCGGCGCCACGCACGACGAAGTCGAGCTGGTGTTGCACACCGTCGAGGGCTGGCTGGACGAGCCGCACCGCGCCGAGATCTGGCGGTTGTGGAAGAGCATCAAATAG
- the hutH gene encoding histidine ammonia-lyase has product MVVDGHSLTPEAVAAVAAGEPAALSPTAAEQMLPACKWIEKLGAAADAAPAVYGINTGFGSLKSERFSISEARRVSRNLIVSHCAGVGHPLPPKIVRAAMLLRANALAQGYSGIRPRVIETILEMLNRGVIPIVPAQGSLGASGDLAPLSHIAIVLSRDPDRDTEEDSGEAWYQGVRMSGYQAMHKAGIERVVLEAKEGLALNNGVQIMTAIALLTLLRAEALLKAHDIALALHIEATCGVRTAFDPRIAKLRPHTGHATVANNLLALLQGSELADSDPQRVQDAYSIRCAPQIAGAARDGLAHVRCAIETEINSVTDNPLVFADAGEVLSGGNFHGDPIGLPVDYMKILLCELGNLSERRVSRLMDRHLNFGLTPYLARKPGVESGFMIASYTASALVAESKVLAHPASIDTIPTSENQEDIVSMGTHGARQAMQILENIERVVAIELLCAAQAVDLRKENVPHAMLGRGSQAAHEFLRKSIPVLTRDRVLAGDMEKAIELVRDGELLAAVSAAVPLE; this is encoded by the coding sequence ATTGTCGTGGATGGCCATTCGCTGACGCCGGAGGCGGTGGCCGCCGTCGCCGCGGGCGAACCGGCAGCACTTAGTCCGACGGCGGCCGAACAGATGCTGCCGGCGTGCAAATGGATCGAAAAGCTCGGTGCGGCGGCTGACGCCGCGCCCGCTGTTTATGGAATCAACACGGGCTTCGGAAGTCTGAAAAGCGAACGCTTCTCGATTTCCGAGGCCCGTCGTGTTTCGCGCAATTTGATCGTCTCGCATTGCGCGGGGGTCGGCCATCCGCTCCCACCGAAAATTGTCCGCGCCGCGATGCTGCTGCGCGCCAACGCCCTCGCGCAGGGCTATTCCGGCATTCGGCCGCGCGTAATTGAGACCATCCTGGAGATGCTCAACCGCGGCGTGATTCCGATTGTCCCCGCGCAAGGTTCGCTCGGGGCGTCCGGCGATCTCGCTCCGCTCTCGCACATCGCGATTGTGCTCTCTCGCGATCCGGACCGCGATACCGAGGAGGACTCCGGCGAAGCGTGGTACCAAGGTGTGCGCATGTCCGGCTATCAGGCGATGCATAAGGCCGGAATCGAGCGCGTCGTGCTGGAAGCCAAGGAGGGACTCGCGCTCAATAACGGCGTGCAGATCATGACCGCCATCGCGCTGCTCACGCTGTTGCGTGCGGAGGCCTTGCTGAAAGCGCATGATATCGCGCTCGCGCTGCACATCGAGGCGACCTGCGGCGTGCGCACGGCGTTCGATCCGCGCATCGCGAAACTGCGGCCGCACACGGGACACGCGACTGTCGCCAACAACCTGCTCGCGCTGTTGCAAGGCAGCGAACTCGCCGACTCCGATCCGCAACGCGTGCAGGATGCCTACAGCATTCGCTGCGCTCCGCAAATCGCCGGAGCCGCTCGCGACGGACTGGCGCACGTACGGTGCGCCATCGAGACGGAAATCAACTCCGTCACCGACAATCCGCTCGTGTTTGCCGACGCCGGCGAAGTCTTGTCCGGCGGTAATTTCCATGGCGATCCCATCGGTCTGCCCGTGGACTACATGAAGATCCTCTTGTGCGAACTCGGCAATCTCAGCGAACGACGAGTCTCGCGGCTGATGGATCGACACCTGAACTTCGGCTTGACTCCCTATCTCGCTCGCAAGCCGGGAGTCGAATCGGGATTCATGATCGCGAGCTATACCGCATCCGCGCTCGTCGCCGAAAGCAAGGTGCTTGCCCACCCCGCTTCCATCGACACGATTCCCACCTCCGAGAATCAAGAGGACATCGTCTCGATGGGCACCCACGGCGCGCGGCAGGCCATGCAAATCCTCGAGAATATCGAGCGTGTCGTCGCGATTGAGCTGCTCTGCGCCGCACAGGCGGTTGATCTGCGGAAGGAGAATGTGCCCCACGCGATGCTCGGACGAGGTTCACAAGCCGCGCACGAATTCCTTCGCAAAAGTATACCGGTCCTGACACGCGACCGCGTCCTCGCCGGCGACATGGAAAAGGCGATTGAACTGGTGCGCGACGGTGAACTGCTCGCAGCCGTGAGCGCGGCGGTTCCGCTGGAATGA
- a CDS encoding HTH domain-containing protein: MAKKWTPAEEKYLLENYGKVPMAELADRFGVTRKAISAKLDKLREAHGIDPVGARERAQQKTGGRPSLSASGHKPPTPGGAIPRPVALIDLIKHPQIQTIDVEPPAGKVAGGVVVKTEKGWQPVFVDKSRVSS, from the coding sequence ATGGCAAAGAAATGGACTCCCGCGGAAGAAAAATATCTGCTGGAGAACTACGGCAAGGTTCCCATGGCCGAACTCGCGGACCGCTTCGGCGTGACGCGCAAGGCCATCAGCGCGAAGCTCGACAAACTCCGCGAGGCCCACGGCATTGATCCCGTCGGCGCGCGCGAACGCGCACAGCAAAAGACCGGCGGACGACCTTCGCTCTCGGCGTCCGGTCACAAACCGCCCACTCCCGGCGGAGCGATCCCCCGCCCGGTCGCACTGATTGACCTGATTAAGCATCCGCAGATTCAGACGATCGACGTCGAGCCACCGGCCGGTAAAGTGGCTGGCGGCGTGGTCGTCAAGACCGAGAAAGGCTGGCAGCCGGTTTTCGTGGACAAATCCCGCGTCTCAAGTTAA
- a CDS encoding T9SS type A sorting domain-containing protein — MNKTRTELYLFCLLAGLGLFAATPVTAVPDVLPFGVYEGAGFSPTITVTEFSADRVRLHLVMENLPTGSAINFNNPVPGTWDEMNASGTLVPRFTIFLALPSTGNPAAVIEDWQTTTFNVNPTINIPENNPNPAAVMVGDVGILGGVRVVPVTFRPIQYANSSSTCAVVTEATVSIEIDDQTGQNPVTTPRTAFSRTWQKVYQSVLTNWESIPSFYTSEPSHILLIYPDSYSTNLSSWIRWKEERGIKVTALPKNSIGGNPSATQVHDRIVQELNASSPRIDYVLLCGDETQLPISPLHTDDPLTRFSQQSYNPGDPYTNEAYFSCVQGSDVFPDLFIGRWIVNTPTEVQNVVARTILHERDTFVTDSLRFERAAVAADEQYPSQRLTKRRVKTMLWDHGFPNVDSLWGDNQGPTPLINSVTQGVTFVNYRGTGWDIGWAGIGFYLNSINQLNNVRKPCIVTGIGCGVGKFDGPDGFGFGEDWMLVGTVSQPKGAAGFIGPCWNTHTVYNDCLDSSLYRAFLDWHIPTLGAALASGKMQAWGIFDLFLETDGDVREVTETMLRQYLVLSDPSLQVFTDTPLRLDVSLPPAVPSGNFNLELTVGNMAEVEAESLNVTVWYQAGQFVTRWMQPGQSLITIPVVTTGLDSIGVTITGDNVLAFHRVLDVGPVGPFLAHGELALTDNGNGDGLVNPGETIAWSETARNIGTEIANSAAATLTTTTGGVGITVNSATFGNIPAGGTAVGASPYSFSVAPTISGVQQLEFVLHWTSQNGEPTTSNVYLDLHVPSISLTQTVIQDGENGIWERGELIDLQVTLANSGNATLLGGQYSLVTADEYTTIVSAPVDAPQIAAGTDYDFPENSFRLQASGGTPSGHPVALNLSATIQMGSYLYQVSLPIQLTIGQIGPHDPLSDADGFYWLYDNTDVEYSAAPNFQWLEIAPAAGGPGTLLEAAQSDQTFRVRVPFSFTYDGVAQDTLSVSTDGWVRPGPTSATNYANTPFPNPGDNISSMIAVLWDDLFYRFGETGQLAYYYDTATDRFVVEWYQVHDWQTGTYRSTFQLQLLNPATYPTQSGNAQWVFLYNEVSTRALSNSGATVGFENLAQDDGATYFSSGQYAQSAAALDAGRQILLTTTPPVIVAADPEHTALPQEIELAQNFPNPFNPETTIQFSLPRSSPIRLEIFDVLGRSVALLSDNVAEAGIHRLTWNGRSEYGTAVGSGIYFYRLSTPLGVLTRKMILMK, encoded by the coding sequence ATGAATAAGACCCGGACGGAACTGTACCTGTTCTGCCTGTTGGCCGGCCTCGGCTTGTTTGCAGCAACTCCTGTGACGGCCGTCCCCGACGTGCTCCCCTTCGGTGTGTACGAGGGGGCCGGCTTCTCTCCGACCATCACGGTGACCGAGTTCAGCGCTGACCGCGTGCGGCTCCATCTGGTGATGGAAAACCTGCCGACCGGATCCGCGATCAACTTCAACAACCCGGTTCCCGGGACGTGGGACGAGATGAACGCCTCCGGAACGCTCGTGCCGCGCTTCACGATCTTCCTTGCCCTGCCCTCCACGGGGAACCCGGCCGCCGTGATCGAGGATTGGCAGACGACCACGTTCAACGTCAATCCGACGATCAATATCCCGGAGAACAATCCCAATCCGGCCGCCGTCATGGTCGGAGATGTCGGAATCTTGGGCGGTGTGCGCGTCGTACCCGTTACCTTCCGCCCAATTCAGTACGCGAATTCCAGTTCGACCTGCGCCGTCGTGACCGAGGCCACGGTTTCCATCGAAATCGATGACCAAACCGGTCAGAATCCCGTCACCACGCCGCGCACCGCCTTCTCGCGCACGTGGCAAAAGGTCTATCAGTCGGTCTTGACCAACTGGGAGTCGATCCCGAGTTTCTACACGAGCGAACCGTCCCATATCCTTCTGATCTATCCCGACAGCTATAGCACGAATCTGTCGTCCTGGATTCGCTGGAAGGAAGAGCGCGGAATCAAGGTGACGGCGCTGCCCAAGAACTCCATTGGCGGCAATCCCAGCGCCACGCAGGTGCATGACCGCATCGTGCAGGAGCTGAATGCATCGTCGCCCCGCATCGACTATGTGTTGCTCTGCGGTGACGAGACACAGCTGCCCATCAGCCCTCTGCATACCGACGACCCGCTTACACGGTTCAGCCAGCAATCGTACAACCCCGGCGACCCGTACACCAACGAGGCCTATTTCTCCTGTGTGCAGGGTTCGGATGTCTTCCCCGATCTGTTTATCGGCCGGTGGATTGTCAACACGCCCACGGAGGTCCAGAACGTAGTCGCGCGCACAATCCTGCACGAACGTGATACCTTTGTGACGGACTCCTTGCGCTTCGAGCGCGCCGCCGTCGCCGCCGATGAGCAGTATCCTTCGCAGCGACTGACCAAGCGTCGCGTGAAGACCATGCTGTGGGATCACGGCTTCCCCAACGTGGATTCGCTCTGGGGAGACAACCAGGGACCGACGCCGTTGATTAACTCAGTCACCCAGGGCGTGACCTTCGTCAATTATCGCGGCACGGGCTGGGACATCGGCTGGGCGGGAATCGGATTCTATCTAAACAGCATCAACCAACTCAACAACGTCCGCAAGCCGTGCATCGTGACCGGGATCGGTTGCGGCGTTGGCAAGTTCGACGGACCTGATGGATTCGGCTTCGGCGAAGACTGGATGTTGGTCGGCACGGTTTCCCAACCAAAAGGTGCCGCCGGCTTCATCGGCCCCTGCTGGAACACGCATACCGTGTACAATGACTGCCTCGATTCCTCGCTCTACCGCGCGTTCCTCGATTGGCACATTCCCACGCTGGGGGCTGCGCTCGCGAGCGGAAAGATGCAAGCGTGGGGCATCTTCGACCTGTTCCTCGAAACTGACGGCGATGTGCGCGAAGTCACCGAGACGATGCTGCGGCAGTACCTCGTACTGAGTGACCCGTCGTTGCAGGTCTTCACCGACACTCCGCTGCGCCTTGACGTGAGTCTGCCGCCGGCCGTCCCGAGCGGGAACTTCAATCTTGAATTGACCGTCGGTAATATGGCCGAGGTGGAAGCGGAAAGCCTGAATGTCACGGTCTGGTATCAGGCCGGTCAGTTTGTGACGCGCTGGATGCAGCCCGGTCAGTCGTTAATTACGATTCCCGTGGTAACTACCGGCTTGGACTCCATCGGCGTGACCATCACGGGTGACAATGTGCTCGCGTTCCACCGAGTACTTGATGTCGGTCCGGTCGGACCGTTTCTTGCCCACGGCGAACTCGCCTTGACCGACAACGGCAACGGCGATGGCTTGGTTAATCCGGGCGAAACGATCGCCTGGAGCGAAACGGCACGGAATATCGGCACGGAGATCGCCAACAGCGCGGCGGCCACGCTCACGACGACGACCGGTGGCGTGGGGATCACGGTCAACAGCGCCACCTTTGGCAACATTCCCGCGGGCGGTACTGCCGTCGGCGCGTCGCCTTACAGCTTCTCCGTAGCCCCGACAATCTCCGGGGTACAGCAGCTCGAATTTGTGCTGCATTGGACGTCGCAGAACGGAGAGCCGACAACCTCCAATGTCTATCTCGATCTGCACGTGCCCTCGATTTCGCTTACCCAAACCGTGATCCAAGACGGCGAGAACGGCATCTGGGAGCGCGGCGAGTTGATCGACCTGCAAGTCACGCTGGCGAACAGCGGAAACGCCACGCTGCTCGGCGGCCAATACTCGCTGGTGACCGCCGATGAATACACCACGATCGTCTCCGCGCCGGTCGATGCGCCGCAGATTGCCGCGGGCACCGACTATGACTTCCCCGAGAATTCGTTCCGCTTGCAGGCCAGTGGCGGCACACCGTCCGGACATCCGGTGGCGCTGAACCTGTCCGCGACGATTCAGATGGGATCTTACCTCTACCAAGTGTCACTGCCGATTCAGTTGACCATCGGGCAGATCGGCCCCCATGATCCGCTCTCCGATGCGGACGGGTTCTATTGGCTCTATGATAACACGGACGTCGAGTACTCGGCTGCTCCGAACTTCCAGTGGCTCGAAATCGCACCGGCGGCGGGAGGACCGGGCACGTTGCTCGAAGCCGCCCAGAGCGATCAAACGTTCAGAGTGCGCGTTCCGTTCAGCTTCACTTACGACGGGGTGGCCCAAGACACGCTGTCTGTTTCGACCGACGGCTGGGTTCGTCCGGGACCGACTTCCGCCACGAATTACGCGAATACGCCGTTCCCCAATCCGGGCGACAACATCTCGTCGATGATCGCCGTGTTGTGGGATGACTTGTTCTACCGCTTCGGTGAGACCGGCCAACTGGCGTATTACTACGACACAGCCACCGATCGCTTCGTCGTCGAGTGGTATCAAGTTCACGATTGGCAAACGGGAACTTATCGGAGTACCTTCCAGTTGCAACTGCTGAATCCCGCGACCTACCCGACGCAATCGGGAAATGCGCAGTGGGTGTTTCTCTACAACGAAGTCTCGACGCGCGCCCTTAGCAACAGCGGAGCCACTGTGGGCTTCGAGAACCTCGCGCAGGACGACGGCGCCACCTACTTCAGTAGCGGGCAGTATGCGCAGTCGGCGGCTGCGCTCGATGCCGGACGGCAGATTCTGCTGACGACGACGCCGCCGGTAATTGTTGCCGCCGATCCGGAGCACACCGCGCTGCCACAAGAAATCGAGTTGGCGCAAAACTTCCCGAATCCATTCAATCCCGAGACGACCATTCAGTTCAGCCTGCCGCGGAGCAGTCCGATCCGGCTGGAGATCTTTGATGTGCTCGGTCGCTCGGTCGCCTTGCTCTCCGACAACGTCGCCGAGGCCGGAATTCACCGCCTGACGTGGAATGGCCGCAGCGAGTACGGTACCGCTGTCGGCAGCGGCATTTACTTCTACCGCCTCTCCACTCCGCTCGGTGTGCTCACGCGCAAAATGATTCTGATGAAGTAG
- a CDS encoding class I SAM-dependent methyltransferase: MLDKLIRYGEVERILGPHPAGTILEVGAGPQGLGACLPHPFVGVDPWYPEPPIPQQKAVRASGMALPFRDRSFDIVLCIEVLEHLPEAWRAPVVQEMCRVARRQIIITHPAGKIGRIADTLLSWQYDLLRPLGVRRPWWLDEHFQNPLPDPTQYLPGNLQHFKVRIQGQENGMLHIGCVFFGNLKSVARRVKNSYDRHPEFVKQMVHRLNFPPYYRIMCTLERVGP; encoded by the coding sequence ATGCTTGACAAGCTGATCCGCTATGGCGAGGTCGAGCGCATTCTGGGGCCGCATCCCGCGGGCACGATCCTCGAAGTCGGGGCCGGACCGCAGGGGCTTGGCGCCTGCCTCCCGCATCCGTTTGTCGGAGTGGATCCGTGGTATCCGGAGCCGCCGATTCCGCAGCAGAAGGCCGTCCGCGCCAGCGGCATGGCCCTGCCGTTTCGCGATCGCAGTTTCGATATCGTGCTGTGCATCGAAGTGCTGGAACACCTCCCGGAAGCCTGGCGCGCCCCGGTCGTACAGGAGATGTGCCGCGTGGCCCGCCGGCAAATCATCATTACGCATCCGGCCGGCAAGATCGGTAGAATCGCGGACACCCTGTTGAGCTGGCAATATGATCTCTTGCGGCCGCTCGGTGTGCGACGACCGTGGTGGCTCGATGAACACTTCCAGAATCCATTGCCCGATCCGACGCAATACTTGCCCGGGAATTTGCAGCACTTCAAGGTGCGAATTCAAGGACAGGAAAACGGCATGCTGCACATCGGCTGTGTGTTCTTCGGGAATCTGAAGAGCGTCGCGCGCCGCGTCAAGAACAGCTATGATCGCCACCCGGAGTTCGTGAAGCAGATGGTGCACCGGCTGAACTTTCCGCCCTACTATCGGATCATGTGCACACTGGAGCGAGTCGGCCCATGA
- a CDS encoding glycosyltransferase, translating to MHDPIDIYTICYEPDEFLRKCLDSIFRHTSQPYNAIAVVGKRPIAANRNQGLVVSRSEWVASIDADCTVTQDNWLELLLETANSRPDVGLVGCKVVMYDGRIFSCGTLENSMPRDFDRPDSGQFESVEVVHGVTENLMLIRKDLLMFDESFDRSKGYEGEDFAIRLRRLGYCVLYDGRVKAIHHKDPAPRSSYNWDHIFFHLKHPGTARQHLKMSSTLGDVLRKLRDLVGGTGKKHA from the coding sequence ATGCACGACCCGATTGACATCTACACGATTTGTTACGAGCCTGACGAGTTTCTGCGGAAGTGCCTGGACTCTATTTTCCGGCACACGAGTCAGCCGTATAATGCGATTGCCGTCGTCGGAAAACGGCCCATCGCCGCCAATCGAAATCAGGGATTAGTGGTCAGCCGGAGCGAGTGGGTCGCGAGCATCGACGCGGATTGTACGGTGACACAGGATAATTGGCTGGAGCTGCTGCTCGAGACGGCCAATAGCCGGCCCGACGTCGGGCTGGTCGGATGCAAAGTGGTGATGTACGATGGGAGAATCTTTTCCTGCGGAACGCTGGAGAACTCCATGCCGCGGGATTTTGATCGGCCCGATTCCGGGCAGTTCGAGAGTGTGGAAGTCGTGCACGGTGTCACGGAGAACCTGATGCTGATTCGCAAGGATCTGCTGATGTTCGATGAATCCTTTGATCGCTCGAAGGGTTACGAAGGGGAGGACTTCGCGATCCGGTTGCGGCGCCTCGGCTACTGCGTACTCTATGACGGTCGGGTCAAGGCTATTCACCACAAGGACCCGGCGCCTCGGTCGTCGTACAACTGGGATCACATCTTCTTCCATCTCAAACATCCGGGCACCGCGCGCCAGCATCTGAAAATGAGTTCCACGCTGGGCGACGTGCTGCGCAAGTTGCGCGACTTGGTCGGCGGAACGGGCAAGAAGCATGCTTGA